The Halorientalis sp. IM1011 genome window below encodes:
- the rpl18a gene encoding 50S ribosomal protein L18Ae has product MTEFTVSGRWQARDGWENFEKTLEAENEDVAVEHTYAEFGSKHGLKRTQVEISEVAQ; this is encoded by the coding sequence ATGACCGAGTTTACTGTAAGTGGTCGATGGCAGGCCCGCGACGGGTGGGAGAACTTCGAGAAGACGCTCGAAGCCGAAAACGAGGACGTGGCTGTCGAGCACACCTACGCCGAGTTCGGCTCCAAGCACGGCCTGAAGCGCACACAGGTCGAAATCAGTGAGGTGGCCCAATGA
- a CDS encoding FG-GAP repeat protein yields MTDELTSRRGFLRASVAAGTLAVAGCSESGDSRAGDASPNGSTGTPSQSGTEAGSESGASIERTVGPPTRLVADDPSTGERFGSGVAVGDGVALVGRRGDYRDGRRAGSLTVFERADGEWVEGTTIGASDPADGAGFGGVVDVDGDVAVVGAKDDDEQGRHAGAAYVFRRRDGDWSQAAKLTADATTTWFGGAVSVSGSTAIVGATSYGGNQSSPGAATVFERGDDGWTRQATLTVDDVAGFDGFGSTVDVDGDVAVVGAPDHDAAGEGSGAAYVFERSSGQWSDGREIGPDSGQAGESFGKGVAIDGERILVAAPSRDRGGTEQAGAVFEFERVDGEWSQRGTLAPAEPTEQEKVGNVGTVAVDGSLALAGANSVPMGDADTAWGYVFERSAGQWHVVERIDTADLDGDDWYPGAVAIHGELGLFGAPQDDEPAGNDSGSAYLYEL; encoded by the coding sequence ATGACCGACGAACTGACGAGCAGGCGGGGGTTCCTGCGGGCGAGTGTCGCCGCGGGGACGCTGGCGGTCGCAGGGTGTTCGGAAAGCGGCGACTCGCGGGCGGGGGATGCGAGCCCGAACGGATCGACTGGAACGCCGTCGCAGTCGGGGACCGAAGCCGGGTCGGAATCGGGGGCGAGCATCGAGCGGACGGTCGGACCGCCGACGAGGCTCGTCGCCGACGATCCCTCGACGGGCGAGCGGTTTGGCTCCGGGGTGGCCGTCGGCGATGGGGTCGCACTGGTCGGCAGACGCGGTGATTACAGAGACGGACGGCGGGCCGGGTCGCTGACCGTCTTCGAGCGGGCGGACGGAGAGTGGGTTGAGGGGACGACGATCGGGGCCTCGGATCCAGCCGACGGGGCCGGGTTCGGCGGTGTAGTCGACGTCGACGGGGACGTCGCGGTGGTCGGGGCGAAAGACGACGACGAGCAGGGGCGACACGCCGGCGCGGCCTACGTCTTCCGCCGGCGTGACGGGGACTGGTCCCAAGCGGCGAAACTCACGGCCGATGCGACGACGACCTGGTTCGGTGGGGCGGTCTCGGTCTCCGGATCGACCGCGATAGTCGGGGCCACGAGCTACGGGGGGAACCAGAGCAGTCCCGGCGCGGCCACCGTCTTCGAGCGGGGTGACGACGGCTGGACGCGACAGGCGACACTCACCGTCGACGACGTGGCGGGGTTCGACGGGTTCGGAAGCACAGTCGACGTCGATGGTGACGTAGCAGTCGTCGGTGCACCCGATCACGACGCCGCCGGCGAGGGAAGCGGCGCTGCGTACGTGTTCGAGCGCTCCAGCGGACAGTGGTCCGACGGCAGGGAGATCGGGCCCGACAGCGGGCAGGCGGGCGAGTCGTTCGGGAAGGGCGTCGCCATCGACGGGGAACGGATCCTGGTCGCCGCCCCCTCGCGTGACAGAGGCGGGACCGAGCAGGCCGGCGCGGTGTTCGAGTTCGAGCGGGTCGACGGCGAGTGGAGCCAGCGCGGCACGCTCGCGCCCGCCGAGCCGACCGAACAGGAGAAAGTCGGGAACGTCGGAACGGTCGCGGTCGACGGGTCACTGGCGCTTGCGGGTGCCAACTCCGTTCCGATGGGCGACGCCGATACCGCCTGGGGCTACGTCTTCGAGCGATCCGCGGGCCAGTGGCACGTGGTAGAGCGGATCGACACCGCCGACCTCGACGGGGACGACTGGTATCCGGGAGCCGTCGCGATCCACGGGGAACTCGGCCTGTTCGGCGCTCCACAGGACGACGAACCCGCCGGCAACGACTCCGGATCGGCCTATCTCTACGAGCTCTGA
- the surE gene encoding 5'/3'-nucleotidase SurE — protein MTTLHVLLTNDDGIDAPGLAALYEELTGVADVTVVAPTDNRSGTGRTRTHRTTREEHPWGYAIEGTPADCVAYGVGGLDADFDFVVAGCNHGPNAGNYVVGRSGTVGACIEAAFLDMPGMAISAYHAQDFFVHPPEEYDFGRPAKVARELLVRSQSTGVFEQADVLNVNAPVDVSESPMRLTEPHHDYAVDVEHEATERDEVDLGKPREGDIAIRDVVWPNTVGWESPFPADEDLRERYPVGSDRRALVEGEVSVSPLTAPALSVETGALQQVVDGYNDGERARERSRKEGLDGRN, from the coding sequence GTGACTACCCTCCACGTGCTGTTGACGAACGACGACGGCATCGACGCCCCCGGGCTGGCGGCGCTGTACGAGGAACTGACGGGGGTCGCCGACGTGACCGTCGTCGCACCGACGGACAACCGGAGCGGTACGGGCCGGACCCGCACCCACCGCACCACCCGCGAGGAGCATCCCTGGGGCTACGCCATCGAGGGGACGCCCGCCGACTGCGTGGCCTACGGAGTCGGCGGCCTCGACGCCGACTTCGATTTCGTCGTCGCGGGCTGTAACCACGGTCCCAACGCCGGCAACTACGTCGTCGGCCGCTCGGGTACCGTCGGCGCGTGTATCGAGGCCGCCTTCCTCGATATGCCCGGGATGGCAATCTCGGCCTACCACGCGCAGGACTTCTTCGTCCACCCGCCCGAGGAGTACGACTTCGGCCGGCCGGCGAAGGTGGCCCGGGAATTGCTGGTCCGCAGCCAGAGTACAGGCGTGTTCGAGCAGGCCGACGTGTTGAACGTCAACGCGCCCGTCGACGTGTCCGAATCCCCGATGCGGCTGACCGAACCCCACCACGACTACGCCGTCGACGTGGAACACGAAGCCACCGAGCGCGACGAGGTCGATCTCGGCAAACCACGGGAGGGCGATATCGCCATTCGCGACGTGGTCTGGCCCAACACCGTCGGCTGGGAGAGCCCCTTCCCCGCCGACGAGGACCTCCGGGAGCGCTACCCCGTCGGCTCGGACCGCCGCGCCTTGGTCGAGGGCGAGGTCAGCGTCTCTCCCCTGACCGCGCCCGCGCTGTCGGTCGAGACCGGTGCGCTCCAGCAGGTGGTCGACGGCTACAACGACGGCGAGCGCGCCCGCGAGCGAAGTCGCAAAGAGGGCCTCGACGGTCGAAATTAA
- a CDS encoding lamin tail domain-containing protein → MDRVAVVLVVLVVAASGCLGLGPSGSHAPGTPAPPADADLANSYAVTVTSVIDGDTIEVRYRNGTQETVRLLGVDTPETSSENDPAEFEGVPETAAGRSCLGEAGRDATRAMTDRLLGETVTLGVDAESDRRGYYGRLLGYVYQDGANVNYWLLTEGHARVYDSQFTERERFDAAEQRARANGTGLWTCATDDPPTPTEEVVADGGTVSGPLAIVEVHEDAAGSQPDSENLSDEYVVFENRGNGTLDISGWTVSDAVDHTYYFPDGTTLDPGKQVTLRTGSGTDTETDRYWGEGSPVWNNDGDTVTVRAANGTVMVRHPYS, encoded by the coding sequence ATGGACCGCGTCGCCGTCGTACTGGTCGTCCTCGTCGTCGCCGCCAGCGGCTGTCTCGGCCTCGGACCGTCCGGGTCGCACGCACCAGGAACGCCCGCACCGCCCGCGGACGCCGATCTCGCGAACAGTTACGCCGTGACCGTCACGAGTGTGATCGACGGCGACACGATCGAAGTCCGCTACCGGAACGGGACGCAGGAGACCGTCCGCCTGCTCGGCGTCGACACGCCCGAGACCAGCAGCGAGAACGACCCCGCGGAGTTCGAGGGGGTCCCGGAGACTGCGGCCGGACGCTCCTGTCTCGGCGAGGCCGGTCGCGACGCCACCCGCGCGATGACCGACCGCCTGCTCGGCGAGACCGTCACGCTCGGCGTCGACGCCGAGAGCGACCGCCGGGGCTACTACGGTCGCCTGCTGGGCTACGTCTACCAGGACGGCGCGAACGTCAACTACTGGCTGCTCACCGAAGGCCACGCCCGCGTCTACGACAGCCAGTTCACCGAGCGCGAGCGTTTCGACGCCGCCGAACAGCGCGCCCGGGCGAACGGCACCGGCCTGTGGACCTGTGCGACCGACGACCCGCCGACACCGACCGAGGAGGTAGTCGCCGACGGTGGAACGGTCTCGGGCCCGCTCGCCATCGTCGAGGTCCACGAAGACGCCGCCGGTAGCCAGCCGGACAGCGAGAACCTGAGCGACGAGTACGTCGTCTTCGAAAACCGCGGGAACGGGACCCTCGACATCTCGGGGTGGACCGTCAGCGACGCGGTCGACCACACCTACTACTTCCCCGACGGAACCACCCTCGACCCGGGTAAGCAGGTCACCCTCCGGACCGGAAGCGGCACGGACACGGAGACGGACCGCTACTGGGGGGAGGGAAGTCCCGTCTGGAACAACGACGGCGATACGGTGACCGTGCGCGCGGCCAACGGGACCGTGATGGTGCGGCACCCGTATTCGTAG
- a CDS encoding HAD family hydrolase, with translation MTSAIFFAVDGTLCSHTADRETVVERGLESVLGPADPELVEIYLDTLDERRTALDPEAEWAGADAVAAATDADVDPEELVDALREAEIETTTVPEAARSALSALAETDHLGILTNGSRGRQAAKLAAHDLADYFETIVTAPEAGVAKPDPEIYEYAREQVDADEYVMVGDDYEGDVVAPREAGFVPVRYEDEGPSFWRALDAIV, from the coding sequence ATGACGAGCGCGATCTTCTTCGCCGTGGACGGCACCCTGTGCTCCCACACCGCCGACCGCGAGACCGTCGTCGAGCGCGGACTCGAATCGGTCCTCGGGCCGGCCGACCCCGAACTCGTCGAGATCTACCTCGACACGCTCGACGAGCGGCGGACGGCGCTCGATCCGGAGGCCGAATGGGCGGGGGCGGACGCGGTCGCGGCGGCCACGGACGCGGACGTCGACCCGGAGGAACTCGTCGACGCGCTCCGGGAAGCCGAGATCGAGACGACGACCGTGCCAGAGGCCGCGCGGTCGGCGCTGTCTGCACTCGCCGAGACAGATCACCTCGGCATCCTCACGAACGGATCGCGGGGGCGACAGGCGGCCAAACTGGCGGCCCACGACCTCGCCGACTACTTCGAGACGATCGTGACCGCGCCCGAGGCCGGCGTGGCGAAGCCCGACCCGGAGATCTACGAGTACGCCCGCGAGCAGGTCGACGCCGACGAGTACGTGATGGTCGGCGACGACTACGAGGGCGACGTGGTGGCCCCGCGCGAGGCGGGGTTCGTCCCGGTCCGGTACGAGGACGAGGGGCCGAGTTTCTGGCGGGCGCTGGACGCGATCGTCTGA
- a CDS encoding magnesium transporter: protein MTVREVAAEAYREALPVLAVSAVGGLFAGVVLGGMEAELEAVPGLLMLVPALLATRGNVYGSLGARLASALHQGLIEPRLTLDDERLRGAIAAALANGVLVSLFAAVLAFVVLAVLGRSVAPLPTLVGIAGIAGLISGLLLTAAVVGVVFVGYRRGYNPDTLAGPVVTTTGDVVGVATLLLATRIVLGLGGL from the coding sequence ATGACGGTCCGCGAGGTCGCCGCCGAGGCCTACCGCGAGGCGCTCCCGGTGCTCGCCGTGAGCGCGGTCGGAGGCCTGTTCGCCGGCGTCGTCCTCGGCGGGATGGAGGCGGAACTCGAAGCGGTTCCCGGCCTGTTGATGCTCGTCCCAGCCCTGCTCGCGACCCGCGGGAACGTCTACGGGTCGCTCGGGGCGCGACTCGCCTCCGCACTCCACCAGGGGCTGATCGAACCCCGTCTGACGCTCGACGACGAGCGGTTGCGGGGCGCGATCGCGGCGGCGCTGGCCAACGGCGTCCTCGTCAGCCTGTTCGCGGCCGTCCTCGCGTTCGTCGTCCTCGCCGTACTGGGTCGGTCCGTGGCCCCCTTGCCGACGCTGGTCGGCATCGCCGGCATCGCCGGTCTGATCTCCGGCCTCCTGCTGACGGCGGCGGTCGTCGGCGTCGTCTTCGTCGGGTATCGCCGCGGCTACAACCCCGACACGCTCGCGGGGCCGGTCGTCACGACCACGGGCGACGTGGTCGGGGTCGCCACACTCCTGCTCGCCACGCGAATCGTCCTCGGGCTGGGTGGGCTCTGA
- a CDS encoding CBS domain-containing protein, with translation MLVPVTVREVMNSTVETIDPDLDATAVAQLLHGEDIGSAVVVEAGDPVGIVTESDVVALVAGGHDTGTVTAADCMSTPVVTVDADEPIEAAVDLFREHTIKKLPVTDDSEARSASGSRTQSGDGELVGIVTTTDLSYYLPHFSRRATASVEPSGDRHHRERVDTAYERDEWEFESLGPHDDRIEVGDVVQFTKTLSQEDVEAFAEASGDTNRLHLDADYAEGTRFGRPIAHGTLVVGVVSAALARLPGLIVYLSQDTSFLGPVDIGSEVTAECEVVEDLGNDRYRLTTTARTDGDEVIDGEAVVIADPIPDSA, from the coding sequence ATGCTCGTGCCCGTTACCGTCCGCGAAGTGATGAACTCGACAGTCGAGACGATCGATCCCGACCTCGACGCCACTGCGGTCGCTCAACTGCTCCACGGTGAGGATATCGGCTCGGCCGTCGTCGTCGAAGCCGGCGACCCCGTCGGTATCGTCACCGAATCGGACGTGGTCGCCCTCGTGGCCGGGGGCCACGACACTGGTACCGTGACTGCCGCCGACTGCATGTCCACGCCGGTCGTCACCGTCGACGCCGACGAGCCGATCGAGGCGGCCGTCGACCTCTTCCGCGAGCACACGATCAAGAAACTCCCCGTGACCGACGACAGCGAGGCGCGAAGCGCCTCTGGCAGCCGGACGCAGTCCGGCGACGGCGAGCTCGTCGGCATCGTCACGACGACCGACCTCTCCTACTACTTGCCTCACTTCAGCCGCCGGGCGACGGCCAGTGTGGAACCGTCCGGGGACCGCCACCACCGCGAACGCGTCGACACCGCCTACGAGCGCGACGAGTGGGAGTTCGAGAGCCTCGGCCCCCACGACGACCGCATCGAGGTCGGCGACGTGGTGCAGTTCACGAAGACGCTCTCACAGGAGGACGTGGAGGCCTTCGCCGAGGCCAGCGGCGACACCAACCGCCTCCACCTCGACGCCGACTACGCCGAGGGGACCCGCTTCGGCCGCCCCATCGCCCACGGGACGCTCGTGGTCGGCGTCGTCAGCGCCGCCTTAGCCCGACTGCCGGGCCTCATCGTCTACCTCTCGCAGGACACTTCCTTCCTCGGCCCCGTCGACATCGGCAGCGAGGTCACCGCCGAGTGCGAGGTCGTCGAGGACCTCGGGAACGACCGCTACCGCCTGACGACTACCGCCCGCACCGACGGCGACGAGGTGATCGACGGCGAAGCCGTCGTCATCGCAGACCCCATCCCCGACAGCGCCTGA
- a CDS encoding YgaP-like transmembrane domain translates to MVEKNVGGVDRTGRALLAVVLTVVAVVTLRKGNRTTGLLAGIGALAFGFNATTCFCGLNAALGIDTTGEE, encoded by the coding sequence ATGGTCGAGAAGAACGTCGGCGGTGTCGATCGGACGGGGCGCGCACTGCTCGCGGTCGTCCTGACGGTCGTCGCCGTCGTCACGTTGCGGAAGGGGAACCGGACCACGGGACTGCTCGCGGGGATCGGCGCGCTCGCGTTCGGGTTCAACGCCACGACCTGTTTCTGTGGCCTGAACGCGGCGCTGGGTATCGATACGACGGGGGAGGAGTAA
- a CDS encoding nucleoside recognition domain-containing protein, producing MAPLPTALLVDVLVRVASITVFIALGVGLASVAVEFGAVEYIAGFARPLTQPANLPPEVGTAILATTASPTAGYGMLAEYREAGLLDDRATLVAVTMNTFFGFAQHIFTFYAPVLIPILGLKVGLMYVGARALISLAITATGVLAGALLLSERNVDTTVEADVDEPAAGAEADGGEPRDRRARLRAAAASTVEKIRDIVPRLLVVYLIVATLVAYYDEIVTVLFGSPDALGVASAVAPVTGALGLPSAAIPTIAVFAVDTTNGAIFIAPLVENGTFTARAAVATMLVGGIVSFAVSTFKRSIPFQYGIWGREFGSKVIVVNTVLKVLFIAVALVVLLAPSAV from the coding sequence ATGGCACCGTTGCCGACGGCGTTGCTGGTCGACGTGCTGGTCCGCGTCGCGTCGATCACCGTCTTCATCGCGCTGGGAGTCGGGCTGGCCAGCGTCGCCGTCGAGTTCGGCGCGGTCGAGTACATCGCGGGTTTTGCCCGCCCCCTGACCCAGCCCGCGAACCTCCCGCCGGAGGTCGGGACGGCGATTCTGGCGACGACGGCCTCCCCCACCGCCGGGTACGGCATGCTCGCGGAGTACCGGGAGGCCGGCCTGCTCGACGACCGCGCGACGCTCGTCGCCGTCACCATGAACACCTTCTTCGGATTCGCCCAGCACATCTTCACCTTCTACGCGCCCGTGTTGATCCCCATCCTCGGTCTGAAGGTCGGTCTCATGTACGTCGGCGCGCGGGCGCTGATCTCGCTCGCGATCACCGCGACCGGCGTGCTAGCCGGGGCCCTTCTGCTCTCGGAGCGAAACGTCGATACGACAGTTGAGGCCGACGTGGACGAACCGGCGGCGGGTGCGGAGGCTGACGGCGGCGAGCCACGCGACCGCCGCGCCAGACTCCGGGCCGCCGCCGCGAGCACCGTCGAGAAGATTCGCGACATCGTTCCGAGACTGCTCGTGGTCTACCTGATCGTCGCGACGCTCGTGGCCTACTACGATGAGATCGTCACCGTTCTGTTCGGCAGTCCGGACGCGCTCGGGGTCGCGAGCGCGGTCGCTCCGGTCACGGGTGCGCTGGGCCTCCCGAGCGCTGCGATCCCGACCATCGCGGTGTTCGCGGTGGACACGACCAACGGCGCGATCTTCATCGCCCCGCTGGTCGAGAACGGGACCTTCACCGCGCGGGCGGCCGTGGCGACGATGCTCGTGGGCGGGATCGTCTCCTTCGCCGTCTCGACGTTCAAGCGGTCGATCCCCTTCCAGTACGGGATCTGGGGCCGGGAGTTCGGCAGCAAGGTGATCGTCGTCAACACGGTACTGAAGGTCCTCTTTATCGCCGTGGCACTGGTCGTCCTGCTCGCGCCGTCGGCGGTGTGA
- a CDS encoding magnesium transporter encodes METRWSPGAIMRTMLPILLVLTCIELASGFVLDTFEGTLLRYPSLLVLVPVTIGMAGNLGSVLAARLSTVVHLGLLSFEPDDEYLLGNAVATLALAVTLFPLVGGGAWLAQLLVGGTALGIGTVVLVAFASGAVLALLAIVVTLVTTYAAYRFGLDPDDVVIPVVTNVCDVLGVVVLFAVVRLVI; translated from the coding sequence ATGGAGACGCGCTGGTCCCCCGGCGCGATCATGCGGACGATGCTTCCCATCCTGCTGGTCCTGACTTGCATCGAACTCGCCAGCGGGTTCGTCCTCGATACCTTCGAGGGCACCCTGCTCCGGTACCCCTCACTGCTCGTGCTGGTGCCCGTCACCATCGGGATGGCGGGCAACCTCGGGAGCGTCCTCGCGGCGCGGCTCTCGACGGTGGTCCACCTCGGCCTGCTCTCCTTCGAGCCGGACGACGAGTACCTGCTGGGCAACGCCGTCGCGACACTGGCGCTTGCGGTCACGCTCTTCCCGCTGGTCGGGGGCGGCGCGTGGCTGGCCCAGCTGCTCGTGGGCGGGACCGCACTCGGGATCGGGACCGTCGTGCTGGTGGCGTTCGCCAGCGGCGCGGTGCTGGCGCTGCTGGCGATCGTCGTGACGCTGGTGACGACCTACGCCGCGTATCGGTTCGGGCTGGATCCCGACGACGTGGTGATCCCGGTCGTCACCAACGTCTGTGACGTGCTGGGCGTCGTAGTCCTGTTCGCCGTGGTTCGGCTGGTGATCTGA
- the pfdA gene encoding prefoldin subunit alpha — protein sequence MSLGGGGGGGQLQQLAEEIQALEEEKETLEAEIEDLQAEQGEIDEAIEAIQTLDTGETVQVPLGGDAYVRAEIQDIDEIIVSLGGGYAAERDQTDAVTTLENKKDTLDDRIEDVRDEISEIEDESDELEEKAQQMQQQQMQQQMAQMQEQGGDDE from the coding sequence ATGAGCCTCGGTGGCGGCGGTGGCGGCGGCCAGCTTCAGCAGCTCGCAGAGGAGATCCAGGCCCTCGAAGAGGAAAAAGAGACCCTCGAAGCCGAGATCGAGGACCTGCAGGCCGAACAGGGTGAGATCGACGAGGCCATCGAGGCCATCCAGACGCTCGACACGGGCGAGACGGTCCAGGTCCCGCTGGGCGGCGACGCGTACGTCCGCGCCGAGATCCAGGACATCGACGAGATCATCGTCTCGCTGGGCGGCGGGTACGCGGCCGAGCGCGACCAGACCGACGCCGTCACGACCCTCGAAAACAAGAAGGACACCCTCGACGACCGGATCGAGGACGTTCGCGACGAGATCAGCGAGATCGAGGACGAGAGTGACGAACTCGAGGAGAAGGCCCAGCAGATGCAACAGCAGCAGATGCAACAGCAGATGGCCCAGATGCAGGAGCAGGGCGGCGACGACGAGTAA
- a CDS encoding signal recognition particle protein Srp54, which produces MVLDDLGSSLRGTLDDLRGKSRIDEDDVEDVVKEIQRSLLQADVDTSLVMELSDNIEQRALEEEPPSSTSARDWVLRVVYEEMVELVGESTDLPLENQTILLAGLYGSGKTTTAAKMAWWFSKKGLRPAVIQTDTDRPGAYDQAKQMADNAEVDFYGDPDAEDPVEIAEAGLEATEEADVRIVDTAGRDGLNQELIDQIERIDDAVDPDRNLLVIDAAMGQSAKDQAREFEEAIGIDGVAITKLDGTAKGGGALAAVNETGSSIAFLGTGETVQDIERFEPSGFISRLLGMGDLKQLTERVERAMEETQDEEDWDPEDLMEGEFTLRDMRHQMKAMDNMGPLDQVMDMIPGMGGGLMDQLPDNAMDVTKDRMRSFEVIMDSMTDDELEHPRSIGQSQVKRIAKGSGTSEDRVRELLEQHKMMAKTLNQFQGMGDADMERMMKQMQQGGGGPGGPGGGMGGMGGGGGPFGD; this is translated from the coding sequence ATGGTGCTCGACGATCTGGGGAGTTCGCTCCGGGGGACGCTCGACGACCTCCGGGGGAAGTCCCGCATCGACGAAGACGACGTGGAAGACGTCGTCAAGGAGATCCAGCGCTCGCTGCTGCAGGCCGACGTGGACACGAGCCTGGTGATGGAGCTGTCGGACAACATCGAACAGCGGGCCCTCGAAGAGGAACCGCCCAGCAGCACCTCCGCCCGTGACTGGGTGCTCCGCGTGGTCTACGAGGAGATGGTCGAACTGGTGGGCGAGTCGACCGACCTGCCCCTGGAGAACCAGACCATCCTGCTCGCCGGTCTCTACGGGTCCGGGAAGACCACCACCGCGGCCAAGATGGCGTGGTGGTTCTCGAAGAAGGGGCTGCGTCCCGCGGTCATCCAGACCGACACCGACCGCCCCGGCGCGTACGATCAGGCAAAGCAGATGGCCGACAACGCCGAGGTGGACTTCTACGGGGACCCCGACGCCGAGGACCCCGTCGAGATCGCCGAGGCCGGCCTCGAAGCGACCGAGGAAGCCGACGTGCGTATCGTCGACACCGCCGGTCGTGACGGTCTGAACCAGGAACTTATCGACCAGATCGAGCGCATCGACGACGCCGTCGACCCCGACCGGAACCTGCTCGTCATCGACGCCGCGATGGGCCAGTCCGCCAAGGATCAGGCCCGCGAGTTCGAGGAGGCCATCGGCATCGACGGCGTCGCCATCACGAAACTCGACGGGACGGCGAAAGGTGGCGGCGCACTCGCGGCCGTCAACGAGACCGGCTCGTCGATCGCCTTCCTCGGGACCGGCGAGACGGTACAAGATATCGAGCGGTTCGAGCCGTCGGGGTTCATCTCCCGGCTGCTCGGGATGGGCGACCTCAAACAGCTCACCGAGCGCGTCGAGCGCGCGATGGAGGAGACCCAGGACGAGGAGGACTGGGACCCCGAGGACCTGATGGAGGGGGAGTTCACCCTCCGGGACATGCGCCACCAGATGAAGGCCATGGACAACATGGGGCCGCTCGACCAGGTGATGGACATGATCCCCGGCATGGGCGGCGGGCTGATGGACCAGTTGCCCGACAACGCCATGGACGTGACCAAGGATCGGATGCGGAGCTTCGAGGTCATCATGGACTCGATGACCGACGACGAACTCGAACACCCCCGCTCGATCGGCCAGAGCCAGGTCAAGCGCATCGCAAAGGGGTCGGGCACGAGCGAGGACCGCGTGCGCGAGTTGCTCGAACAGCACAAGATGATGGCCAAGACCCTCAACCAGTTCCAGGGCATGGGTGACGCCGACATGGAGCGGATGATGAAGCAGATGCAACAGGGCGGTGGCGGACCCGGCGGCCCCGGCGGCGGCATGGGCGGTATGGGCGGCGGTGGCGGCCCGTTCGGCGACTAG
- the ftsY gene encoding signal recognition particle-docking protein FtsY, which translates to MFDGLKDKLNSFKENVEEEAESDEAAPDDAVDAADEPEPTASDPEANADTAQADAEPAPESESDREAEPEPEPEPESEDDGGSDRGLMERAKLAATGKEVIEEEDLEGPLDELEMALLSSDVELSVAQEILRGIRENLIGETRSKVKTTGLVVEEALRDALIDVISVGQFDFEQRIDEADKPVSIIFTGVNGVGKTTTIAKLSQWFDERGYSTVLANGDTYRAGANEQLQQHADALDERLISHEQGSDPAAVIYDAVEYAEANDVDVVLGDTAGRLHTSNDLMDQLQKIDRVIEPDMTIFVDEAVAGQDAVNRAREFDDAAAIDGAVLTKADADPQGGAAISIAQVTGKPILFLGTGQDYDDLEPFDPEVIVDRLLGHDDEEPGADEAAA; encoded by the coding sequence ATGTTCGACGGACTGAAAGACAAGCTCAACAGCTTCAAGGAGAACGTCGAGGAGGAGGCCGAGAGCGACGAGGCCGCCCCCGACGACGCGGTCGACGCCGCCGACGAGCCCGAACCCACGGCATCCGATCCGGAAGCCAATGCGGACACAGCACAGGCCGACGCCGAGCCGGCACCGGAATCGGAGTCCGACCGGGAGGCCGAGCCGGAACCGGAGCCCGAACCGGAGTCCGAGGACGACGGCGGGAGCGACCGCGGCCTGATGGAGCGGGCGAAACTCGCGGCCACGGGCAAGGAGGTCATCGAGGAGGAGGACCTCGAAGGCCCGCTCGACGAACTGGAGATGGCGCTGCTCTCCTCGGACGTGGAGCTGAGCGTCGCCCAGGAGATCCTGCGCGGGATCCGAGAGAACCTGATCGGTGAGACGCGCTCGAAGGTCAAGACCACAGGGTTAGTCGTCGAGGAGGCGCTGCGCGACGCCCTGATCGACGTGATCAGCGTCGGGCAGTTCGACTTCGAGCAGCGGATCGACGAGGCGGACAAGCCCGTCTCGATCATCTTCACGGGCGTCAACGGCGTCGGGAAGACGACGACGATCGCCAAGCTCTCCCAGTGGTTCGACGAGCGGGGCTACTCGACGGTGCTGGCAAACGGCGACACGTACCGGGCCGGCGCGAACGAACAGCTCCAGCAACACGCAGACGCGTTGGACGAGCGGCTGATCTCCCACGAGCAGGGATCGGACCCGGCGGCGGTCATCTACGACGCCGTCGAGTACGCCGAGGCAAACGACGTGGACGTGGTGCTCGGGGACACGGCCGGCCGACTCCACACCAGCAACGACCTGATGGATCAGCTCCAGAAGATCGATCGCGTGATCGAGCCCGACATGACGATCTTCGTCGACGAGGCGGTGGCGGGACAGGACGCGGTCAACCGCGCCCGGGAGTTCGACGACGCCGCCGCGATCGACGGCGCGGTCCTGACGAAGGCCGACGCCGATCCACAGGGCGGCGCGGCCATCTCCATCGCCCAGGTCACGGGCAAACCCATCCTCTTTCTGGGGACCGGGCAGGACTACGACGACCTCGAACCGTTCGACCCCGAGGTCATCGTCGACCGCCTGCTCGGCCACGACGACGAGGAACCGGGCGCGGACGAGGCGGCGGCGTAG